The Flavobacterium sp. 123 genome contains a region encoding:
- a CDS encoding thioredoxin domain-containing protein, producing the protein MKLHTLYLAILSFVILSCTGQTTKGVKTIDAVSFSKKIQETESPQILDVRTPEEYASEHIDKAENVNWLGDSFVVSAEKYNKSKPVFVYCKSGGRSQKAAAKLAELGFTNIYELEGGILKWNAAGFAKPINKTIGITNQEYAELLNSDKKVLIDFYAEWCAPCKKMTPYLLKMQKELAGELVIIRLDADKNKSIISELKISELPALLLYENKKIKWSHTGYISENDLKKQLQ; encoded by the coding sequence ATGAAACTACATACTTTATATCTCGCAATTTTATCTTTTGTCATTTTATCATGTACTGGTCAAACTACTAAAGGAGTAAAAACTATTGACGCTGTTTCTTTTTCGAAAAAAATACAAGAGACAGAAAGTCCACAAATTTTAGATGTCAGAACTCCTGAAGAATATGCTTCCGAACATATCGATAAAGCCGAAAATGTGAATTGGTTAGGAGACAGTTTTGTTGTTTCGGCTGAGAAATATAACAAGTCAAAACCTGTTTTTGTGTATTGCAAAAGCGGAGGAAGAAGCCAAAAAGCAGCTGCTAAACTAGCTGAATTAGGCTTTACAAACATTTACGAATTAGAAGGCGGAATACTAAAATGGAATGCCGCAGGATTTGCAAAACCAATTAACAAAACTATTGGAATCACAAATCAAGAATATGCAGAATTATTAAATTCAGACAAAAAAGTATTGATTGATTTTTATGCAGAATGGTGTGCTCCTTGTAAAAAAATGACACCTTATCTCTTGAAAATGCAGAAGGAATTAGCTGGTGAATTAGTAATTATCCGATTAGATGCTGACAAAAACAAGAGTATTATTTCTGAATTAAAAATAAGTGAACTTCCAGCTTTATTATTGTACGAAAACAAAAAAATAAAATGGAGCCATACGGGTTATATCAGTGAAAATGATTTAAAAAAACAACTACAATAG
- a CDS encoding DNA replication/repair protein RecF, whose protein sequence is MYLKKISLFNYKNFSEANFEFDGKINCFVGRNGIGKTNVLDAIYHLSYGKSYFNPLAVQNIKHGEEFFVIDAEFEKNERNEQIVCSLKKGQKKILKRNGKPYEKFSDHIGFVPLVIISPADRDLIVEGSETRRKFMDSVISQLDTPYLQQLIQYQKVMSQRNALLKYFALNHVFEKDTLSIYNEQLNGFANYIFEKRKVFIEAFVPIFNTHHQAITGSQETVQLNYESHLFENDLLTLLQENINKDRALQYTSVGIHKDDLSFEIDHHPIKKFGSQGQQKSFLIALKLAQFEFLKKQSGVKPILLFDDIFDKLDESRVAKIIEMVNSDTFGQLFISDTHPERTESIVKSTHQTYKIFNL, encoded by the coding sequence ATGTATTTAAAAAAAATATCGTTATTCAATTATAAGAACTTTTCCGAGGCTAATTTCGAGTTTGACGGTAAAATAAATTGTTTTGTGGGCAGAAACGGCATTGGTAAAACAAATGTCTTAGATGCAATATACCATTTGTCGTATGGCAAAAGTTATTTCAATCCATTAGCGGTTCAAAATATCAAACACGGTGAAGAGTTTTTTGTAATCGATGCCGAATTTGAAAAAAATGAAAGAAACGAGCAAATTGTTTGTAGTCTTAAAAAAGGGCAAAAGAAAATACTAAAGCGTAATGGCAAACCTTACGAAAAGTTTTCAGATCACATTGGTTTTGTGCCTTTGGTGATTATTTCGCCTGCCGACAGAGATTTAATTGTCGAAGGAAGCGAAACCAGACGAAAATTCATGGATAGTGTCATTTCGCAATTAGACACTCCTTATTTACAACAGCTCATTCAATACCAAAAAGTAATGAGTCAGCGCAATGCATTATTGAAATACTTTGCTCTAAATCATGTTTTTGAAAAAGACACCTTATCTATATATAATGAGCAACTAAATGGCTTTGCAAATTATATTTTTGAAAAAAGAAAAGTATTCATCGAAGCCTTTGTTCCCATTTTCAATACGCATCATCAAGCTATAACTGGTTCTCAAGAGACCGTACAACTGAATTATGAAAGTCATTTATTCGAGAATGATTTATTAACTCTTTTGCAAGAAAATATCAATAAAGACAGAGCTTTACAATATACTAGCGTAGGAATCCATAAAGATGATTTATCATTTGAAATCGATCATCATCCAATAAAGAAATTTGGTTCTCAAGGGCAACAAAAATCGTTTTTGATTGCACTAAAACTTGCTCAATTTGAGTTTTTAAAGAAACAAAGTGGTGTAAAACCTATTTTGCTTTTTGATGATATTTTTGACAAATTAGACGAAAGTCGGGTAGCCAAAATTATCGAGATGGTTAACAGTGATACTTTTGGACAACTTTTTATTTCGGATACACATCCTGAACGTACGGAAAGCATCGTAAAATCGACACATCAGACGTATAAAATTTTCAACTTATAA